In Capsicum annuum cultivar UCD-10X-F1 chromosome 7, UCD10Xv1.1, whole genome shotgun sequence, one genomic interval encodes:
- the LOC107856361 gene encoding polycomb group protein FERTILIZATION-INDEPENDENT ENDOSPERM, with amino-acid sequence MAAKVPVGCEPVVGSLTPSKKKEYRVTNRLQEGKRPLYAVVFNFIDSRYFNVFATVGGNRVTVYQCLEGGVIAVLQSYIDEDKDESFYTVSWACNLDGSPFLVAGGINGVLRVIDSGSEKLHQSFVGHGDSINEVRTQPLKPSLVVSASKDESVRLWNVHTGICIMIFAGAGGHRNEVLSVDFHPSDIHRIASCGMDNTVKIWSTKEFWSYVEQSFTWMDLPSKFPTKYVQFPLFIASVHTNYVDCNRWLGDFILSKSVDNEILLWEPKMKENSPGEGTVDILQKYPVPECDIWFIKFSCDFHYKTAAIGNREGKIFVWELLTSPPTLIARLSHVQSKLPIRQTAMSFDGSTILSCCEDGTIWRWDVVATNSATS; translated from the exons ATGGCGGCGAAAGTACCTGTAGGATGTGAACCAGTTGTTGGCTCTTTAACGCCGTCAAAGAAGAAGGAGTATAGAGTTACTAACAGATTGCAAGAAGGCAAACGGCCGTTATACGCCGTTGTGTTCAACTTCATTGATTCACGTTACTTCAATGTTTTTGCTACTGTTGGTGGGAATCGA GTTACTGTATATCAGTGTCTCGAAGGTGGTGTTATTGCTGTGCTGCAGTCTTATATTGATGAAGAT AAAGATGAGTCCTTTTACACTGTAAGTTGGGCATGCAATCTTGATGGGAGTCCATTCTTAGTGGCTGGCGGAATAAATGGAGTTCTCCGTGTTATTGATTCTGGCTCAGAGAAGCTACACCAG AGCTTTGTGGGGCACGGAGACTCGATAAATGAAGTTAGGACTCAACCCTTGAAACCATCTCTTGTAGTATCTGCCAGCAAA GATGAATCTGTTCGCTTGTGGAATGTTCATACTGGAATATGCATTATGATATTTGCTGGTGCTGGAGGTCATCGGAATGAAGTACTCAGTGTG GACTTCCATCCTTCTGATATACACCGCATTGCTAGCTGTGGAATGGATAACACTGTTAAAAtttggtcaacaaaag AATTCTGGTCATATGTGGAGCAATCGTTTACTTGGATGGATCTTCCTTCCAAGTTTCCCACAAAATATGTGCAGTTTCCG CTGTTCATAGCTTCTGTCCATACCAACTACGTTGACTGTAACAGATGGCTTGGTGATTTTATCTTGTCCAAG AGTGTTGACAATGAAATTCTATTATGGGAACCAAAGATGAAAGAAAACTCTCCCGGAGAG GGCACCGTTGACATCCTCCAAAAGTATCCTGTCCCGGAGTGTGATATATGGTTCATCAAGTTTTCATGTGATTTTCACTATAAAACCGCAGCTATAG GAAATCGAGAAGGCAAGATCTTTGTCTGGGAACTACTAACAAGCCCGCCAACTTTGATTGCAAG GCTGTCTCATGTTCAATCCAAATTACCAATTAGACAAACTGCCATGTCTTTTGACGGAAG CACCATACTTAGCTGCTGTGAAGATGGGACGATATGGCGCTGGGATGTGGTAGCAACAAATTCTGCAACTTCTTGA
- the LOC107856333 gene encoding uncharacterized protein LOC107856333 has translation MASSSTILLLHHIHFLPSLHPISSIKHFTIKCTRNSSDQEFLTPSPDSETTISPDKFPIEKRRKSEIIRERKSRTDELTKQEPPNFEIGWKRTKQIPLEKPIGYMVMDFLQKLEELMGREFGSTALLVKVGEIVVARVTEEVEVLKEEGKVEDRMVIELYRVLKLMEMDLAMVNAAVKEETLNERLEQAKARCRQAILVANSF, from the coding sequence ATGGCTTCTTCTTCAACCATCCTTCTACTCCACCATATCCATTTTCTTCCTTCACTTCATCCAATTTCCTCCATAAAACACTTCACTATCAAATGCACTCGAAACTCATCAGACCAAGAATTCCTCACCCCTTCACCAGACTCAGAAACAACAATCAGCCCAGACAAATTCCCTATAGAAAAACGACGAAAATCCGAAATAATccgtgaaagaaaatcaagaactgaTGAGCTAACAAAACAAGAACCACCAAACTTTGAGATTGGTTGGAAGAGAACAAAGCAAATTCCATTAGAGAAGCCAATAGGATACATGGTAATGGATTTTTTGCAGAAGTTGGAAGAGTTAATGGGGAGGGAATTTGGGTCTACTGCATTATTGGTTAAAGTGGGAGAGATAGTTGTAGCAAGAGTTACAGAAGAAGTTGAAGTGTTGAAGGAAGAAGGGAAAGTGGAAGACAGAATGGTGATAGAATTGTATAGAGTATTGAAGTTGATGGAAATGGATTTGGCTATGGTGAATGCTGCTGTGAAAGAAGAGACATTGAATGAAAGACTTGAACAAGCTAAGGCACGTTGTAGGCAAGCTATTCTTGTTGCTAATTCTTTCTGA
- the LOC107856347 gene encoding uncharacterized protein LOC107856347 has product MESILARALEYTLKYWLKSFTRDQFKLQGRTAQLSNLDINGDALHASAGLPPALNVSTAKVGKLEIILPSVSNVQLEPIVVQIDRLDLVLEERDDIDTPRSSSSATSSGGSSKGSGYGFADKIADGMTLQVHTVNLLLETHGGARRRGGASWASPMASITIHNLLLYTTNENWEVVNLKEARDFSSGKEFIYVFKKLEWEHLSIDLLPHPDMFADAHFGSFQGGSNKRDEDGAKRVFFGGERFIEGISGEAHITIQRTELNSPLGLEVQLHITEAVCPALSEPGLRALLRFMTGLYVCINRGDVNPNLQRSTEAAGRSLVSIVVDHIFLRLKDTEFQLELLMQSLFFSRASISGGETAKCLTRLMIGGAFLRDTFSRPPCTLLQPSELSDSDDVLNIPDFGKDFCPPIYPLGDQQGNLSAGVPLISLHSLQLKPSPTPPILASTTVINSQPLMIHLQEESCLRICSFLADGIVVNPGVVLSDFSINSLTFYLKGLDITVPLDTGTQNHTVPGGNNACHNLFGGARFHIEDFILSESPTLKMGLLNLEKDPACFCLWEDQPIDGSQKKWTAGASVISLSLQTSSDATGLQNSVALSSNLFRCVELKGACLEVAMATADGSPLTDVPPPGGIVRMGVACQQYLSNTSVEQLFFVLDFYTYFGRVSEKIAVAGRFNSQAEVSHKSLSRSLSKKIPGDTAVCLAVNDLNLRFLESSATDISGMPLVQFIGKGLSIKVTHRTLGGAIAISSSLLWEGVEVDCADTLSSLPCENSLPWTSNQNGQLVENGRQLRSVFWVQNRKIFQSNGNFVSVPFLDIKMVQVIPYKTQDMECHSLNVSACIAGVRLGGGMNYTETLLHRFGILGPDGGPGEGLTKGLEHLSAGPLSKLLKATPLTLDEQKDDGKDPGGLQLETPDDVDLSIELKDWLFALEGAQEEAERWWFCDHEDSVTEERCWHTTFQNICVKASSSKNVTNGSGKLSGKKRYPIELITVGMEGLQIIKPRSPHSIRRDSPEGPLKETAERFGGMNVEVDIVNCEDDVDDGMGKWIVENLKFSVKQPIEAAVTKTELQYLAFLCKSEVDSMGRISAGILRVLKLESKIGAGAISQLSNLGSEGFDRIFTPEKLSRDSSPPSNFTGGSRNSCLESTVASLEEMIKDSQTRCSALSVELASSTSSLDDVKELSQKLENMQKLLMRLRTLV; this is encoded by the exons ATGGAATCGATATTAGCTAGAGCGTTGGAGTATACGTTGAAGTATTGGTTAAAGTCATTTACCCGAGATCAGTTCAAATTGCAAGGCCGTACTGCTCAACTTTCCAATTTAG ATATAAATGGAGATGCATTGCATGCGAGCGCAGGATTACCACCTGCACTAAATGTTTCAACAGCAAAAGTTGGGAAATTGGAGATCATT CTTCCTTCAGTAAGCAATGTGCAACTAGAGCCAATAGTTGTGCAAATTGATAGGCTCGATTTAGTTCTGGAAGAAagagatgatattgatacaccTAGGAGCTCTAGCAG TGCAACGTCATCTGGTGGCTCCTCAAAGGGAAGTGGATATGGATTTGCTGACAAG ATTGCAGATGGCATGACATTACAAGTCCATACGGTTAATCTTCTGCTTGAAACTCACGGGGGTGCTCGACGCCGAGGAGGAGCAAGCTG GGCATCACCTATGGCTTCAATCACTATACACAATCTTCTTCTGTATACTACAAATGAGAACTGGGAG GTCGTAAATCTAAAGGAAGCTAGGGATTTCTCTAGTGGCAAAGAGTTCATATATGTGTTCAAA AAACTTGAGTGGGAACATCTATCTATTGACCTGTTACCTCATCCTGATATGTTCGCGGATGCACATTTTGGAAGTTTTCAAGGAGGAAGTAACAAGAGAGATGAAGATGGAGCAAAGCGAGTGTTTTTTGGCGGGGAAAGATTCATTGAAGGAATATCTGGAGAGGCTCAT ATAACGATTCAGAGGACTGAACTAAATAGTCCCCTGGGGCTTGAAGTTCAATTGCATATCACAGAAGCTGTTTGTCCAGCTCTAAGTGAACCAG GATTACGGGCCCTTCTTCGCTTCATGACGGGATTGTATGTCTGTATAAACAGAGGAGATGTCAATCCAAATCTGCAG CGTTCTACAGAAGCAGCTGGGCGGTCTTTGGTCTCCATTGTTGTGGATCACATTTTTCTGCGTTTAAAGGACACAG AATTTCAGCTTGAACTTTTGATGcagtctttatttttttctcgg GCAAGTATCTCAGGTGGAGAAACTGCCAAATGCTTGACTCGTCTTATGATAGGAGGAGCCTTTTTAAG GGATACATTTTCACGCCCTCCGTGCACCTTGTTGCAGCCATCTGAGCTGTCGGATTCTGATGATGTTTTGAACATTCCTGACTTTG GTAAAGATTTTTGTCCTCCCATATATCCATTAGGGGACCAGCAGGGGAATTTAAGTGCTGGAGTCCCCCTAATCTCTCTTCATTCTCTCCAGCTCAAGCCTTCTCCAACTCCACCAATTCTTGCTTCTACCACAGTTATCAATAGTCAGCCCCTTATG ATTCATCTTCAGGAAGAATCATGTTTGAGGATATGTTCGTTTTTAGCTGATGGAATTGTAGTTAATCCTGGTGTAGTTCTATCAGATTTCTCTATAAACTCCCTCACATTCTATCTTAAGGGGTTAGATATCACTGTCCCATTAGACACGGGAACACAAAATCATACTGTTCCAGGTGGAAATAATGCTTGTCATAATTTGTTTGGTGGGGCAAGGTTTCATATAGAAGATTTCATCCTTTCTGAGTCACCTACTCTAAAGATGGGGCTACTAAACCTCGAGAAGGATCCAGCATGCTTCTGTCTGTGGGAAGATCAACCAATTGATGGTAGCCAGAAGAAATGGACTGCTGGTGCTTCAGTCATTAGTCTCTCTCTACAGACAAGTAGCGATGCAACTGGACTCCAAAattctgttgcattatcttcaaaTTTATTTAGATGTGTTGAGCTGAAAGGTGCTTGCCTTGAAGTAGCAATGGCTACTGCAGATGGAAGCCCTTTAACAGATGTCCCACCTCCGGGAGGAATTGTTAGAATGGGAGTTGCCTGTCAGCAGTATTTGTCCAACACTTCAGTTGAACAATTATTTTTTGTCCTAGATTTTTACACATATTTCGGGAGGGTAAGTGAAAAGATAGCAGTAGCCGGGAGGTTCAATTCGCAGGCGGAAGTAAGTCATAAATCTTTAAGTCGATCATTAAGCAAAAAGATTCCTGGTGATACTGCTGTATGTTTAGCAGTGAATGATCTGAACCTAAGATTTTTGGAATCTTCTGCCACTGACATTTCAGGAATGCCATTGGTTCAATTTATAGGCAAAGGGCTATCCATCAAAGTTACTCATAGAACCTTGGGTGGTGCTATAGCCATTTCGTCGAGTTTGCTTTGGGAAGGTGTTGAAGTTGATTGTGCAGACACTCTGAGTAGCTTGCCATGTGAGAACAGCTTGCCGTGGACTTCAAACCAAAACGGCCAGTTGGTGGAGAATGGACGTCAACTTAGATCTGTCTTTTGGGTGCAAAACAGGAAGATCTTCCAATCAAATGGCAATTTTGTTTCAGTTCCCTTCTTGGACATAAAAATGGTACAGGTGATCCCATATAAAACACAGGACATGGAGTGTCACAGTCTAAATGTTTCAGCTTGTATTGCTGGTGTCCGCCTTGGGGGAGGAATGAATTACACAGAAACCTTACTTCACCGATTTGGAATTCTTGGGCCAGATGGTGGTCCTGGGGAAGGGCTTACTAAAGGGTTGGAGCATCTGTCTGCTGGGCCTTTGTCTAAACTTTTGAAAGCAACACCTCTTACCCTTGATGAACAGAAAGATG ATGGAAAAGACCCTGGTGGATTACAGTTGGAAACACCTGATGATGTGGACTTATCCATAGAACTCAAAGATTGGTTATTTGCTCTAGAAGGTGCACAAGAAGAAGCAGAAAGGTGGTGGTTCTGTGATCATGAAGATTCTGTCACAGAAGAGCGGTGTTGGCACACAACTTTCCAGAACATTTGTGTCAAAGCAAGCAGCTCTAAGAATGTAACAAATGGCAGTGGAAAATTGTCTGGCAAAAAGAGATACCCCATCGAGTTGATTACT GTTGGTATGGAAGGTCTTCAGATCATAAAACCACGTTCTCCACATAGTATCCGGCGAGATAGTCCCGAAGGACCTCTTAAAGAGACTGCTGAGAGATTTGGTGGTATGAACGTCGAAGTAGACATTGTGAATTGTGAAGACGATGTTGATGATGGAATGGGAAAGTGGATTGTCGAAAATTTGAAATTCTCTGTCAAACAGCCA ATTGAGGCAGCGGTGACCAAGACTGAGCTCCAGTACCTTGCTTTCTTGTGTAAGTCTGAGGTTGACTCCATGGGTCGGATTTCCGCTGGAATTCTGCGCGTACTTAAGTTAGAAAGTAAAATTGGTGCAGGAGCAATCAGTCAATTAAGTAATTTAG GAAGTGAAGGCTTTGATAGAATATTTACCCCTGAAAAACTCAGCAGGGATAGTAGCCCACCATCAAATTTCACTGGTGGAAGCCGAAACTCATGTCTCGAGTCGACAGTAGCCTCTCTTGAAGAGATGATCAAGGACTCACAGACCAGATGTTCTGCTTTAAGTGTTGAACTAGCTAGTTCTACGTCTTCCCTCGATGATGTTAAAGAGCTGAGTCAGAAACTTGAGAACATGCAGAAATTATTGATGCGATTGCGGACTCTAGTTTAA